A portion of the Kiritimatiellia bacterium genome contains these proteins:
- a CDS encoding type II secretion system F family protein: MPKFKYAATDSAGNEKNGIVEAVNRPAALLRLREMGLTAATITDFSSPAAKTAAAPAPRPQKSSLNLSFSLAGLLPVRLSRKQLMVFTRQLATMIDAGVPLLRALQIIQKQEKNAGLKRMTGELCEAVESGSTFAEALGQHPKIFDKLFVNMVKAGEIGGVLQLTLGRLAEFIEKAEKIKTKVKGAMIYPVVVLTMALGILAFLLIKIVPKFTEIFKDLLGGAPLPALTQFVVNASESLMHRAPVVIGVLAGIIVVFNLIVRTKIGRYWFDVVKLKMPVVGSLVLRVGISRFTRTLGTLLNSGVQILQALNIVRDTAGNEFIAKAVQSIHDSIKEGESVATPLEQSGVFPTMVVSMIAVGEETGRLPDMLVKIAETYDTEVDAAVDGLTSVIEPILIIFLALIVGTIVIAMFMPMIGIIQTMGK; encoded by the coding sequence TGGGATTGACGGCGGCGACCATCACGGATTTTTCCTCTCCCGCGGCCAAGACCGCCGCCGCGCCTGCTCCCCGTCCGCAAAAATCATCGCTTAATCTTTCTTTCTCGCTCGCCGGTCTCTTGCCGGTGCGGCTCAGCCGGAAACAATTAATGGTGTTTACGCGCCAGTTGGCGACCATGATTGACGCCGGCGTGCCGCTGTTGCGCGCCCTGCAAATCATTCAAAAACAGGAAAAAAACGCGGGCCTCAAACGGATGACCGGGGAATTATGCGAAGCGGTTGAAAGCGGCAGCACCTTTGCCGAAGCGCTGGGGCAGCATCCGAAAATATTTGACAAGCTGTTTGTCAACATGGTCAAGGCCGGGGAAATAGGCGGCGTGCTGCAGCTGACCCTGGGCCGTCTGGCGGAATTTATTGAAAAGGCCGAAAAGATCAAGACCAAGGTCAAGGGCGCCATGATATATCCGGTCGTGGTCTTAACCATGGCGCTCGGCATTCTGGCTTTTCTGCTCATCAAAATTGTTCCGAAATTCACGGAAATTTTCAAGGATTTGCTGGGCGGCGCGCCGTTGCCGGCCTTGACGCAGTTTGTCGTTAACGCCAGCGAAAGCCTGATGCACCGCGCGCCCGTGGTCATCGGCGTTCTGGCCGGGATCATTGTGGTTTTCAACCTCATCGTCCGGACGAAAATCGGCCGTTACTGGTTTGATGTCGTCAAGCTGAAAATGCCCGTTGTCGGCTCCCTCGTTTTGCGGGTCGGCATTTCGCGTTTTACCAGAACCCTCGGCACTCTGCTGAATTCGGGCGTCCAGATCCTGCAGGCGTTGAATATTGTCCGTGATACGGCCGGCAACGAGTTCATTGCCAAGGCCGTGCAGTCCATTCATGACAGCATTAAGGAAGGCGAATCGGTGGCCACGCCGCTGGAACAATCGGGCGTGTTCCCCACCATGGTGGTGAGCATGATCGCCGTCGGCGAAGAAACCGGCCGCCTGCCGGATATGCTCGTTAAAATTGCCGAAACCTATGATACCGAGGTGGACGCGGCGGTTGATGGATTGACCTCGGTCATAGAGCCGATTCTTATTATTTTCCTGGCGTTGATCGTCGGCACAATCGTCATCGCCATGTTCATGCCCATGATCGGGATTATCCAGACCATGGGGAAATAG
- a CDS encoding DNA-3-methyladenine glycosylase has translation MNKKRQKLPASFFLRPDVVAISRELLGKGLFTRINRGAVTGGIIVETEAYAGPHDCASHAYNGRISRRTAVMYRPGPVAYVYLCYGLHWLFNVITNIEGVPHAVLIRAIQPVAGLALMLKRRGKNRAAGLTSGPAMLARALGICGRHSGVSLLGNEIWLEEGRRVSPEMICAVPRIGVDYAGKDALRPWRFYLRGNPWVSRN, from the coding sequence ATCAACAAAAAACGTCAGAAACTGCCGGCCTCATTTTTTCTCAGACCCGATGTGGTCGCAATCAGCCGGGAACTCCTGGGAAAAGGCCTTTTCACCAGGATAAACCGCGGCGCGGTTACCGGGGGCATTATTGTTGAAACGGAGGCTTATGCCGGCCCTCATGACTGCGCTTCGCATGCTTATAATGGCAGAATTTCCAGACGCACGGCGGTGATGTACCGCCCGGGGCCGGTGGCGTATGTGTATTTATGTTATGGACTTCATTGGCTCTTTAATGTCATCACCAACATTGAAGGCGTGCCGCATGCGGTCCTGATCCGGGCGATTCAGCCGGTTGCGGGGCTTGCCTTGATGCTTAAACGGCGGGGCAAAAACAGGGCCGCGGGTTTGACTTCCGGCCCCGCGATGCTCGCCCGGGCCCTGGGCATTTGCGGCCGGCATTCCGGCGTCAGCCTGTTGGGAAACGAAATCTGGCTGGAAGAAGGCCGGCGGGTTTCGCCGGAAATGATCTGCGCGGTCCCGCGCATTGGCGTTGACTACGCCGGGAAGGATGCCTTGCGGCCCTGGCGGTTTTATCTGCGCGGCAATCCATGGGTCAGCCGGAACTGA